In a genomic window of Diabrotica undecimpunctata isolate CICGRU chromosome 2, icDiaUnde3, whole genome shotgun sequence:
- the RpL37a gene encoding large ribosomal subunit protein eL37: MTKGTSSFGKRRNKTHTLCRRCGRSSYHIQKSQCAQCGYPSAKLRSYNWSIKAKRRKTTGTGRLRHLKIVRRRFRNGFREGTKPVKKST; the protein is encoded by the coding sequence ATGACCAAAGGTACCTCAAGTTTTGGTAAACGTCGCAATAAGACCCACACTCTATGCAGGAGGTGTGGTAGATCTTCATACCACATCCAAAAATCACAGTGTGCTCAATGTGGCTACCCATCTGCAAAACTACGTTCCTACAACTGGTCCATCAAAGCCAAGAGGAGGAAGACCACCGGAACTGGCCGTCTCCGTCATCTTAAAATTGTACGCAGGCGTTTCCGCAATGGATTCCGTGAAGGTACTAAACCAGTTAAGAAATCAACgtag